One genomic segment of Chitinophaga parva includes these proteins:
- a CDS encoding porin family protein: MKKLFLAMTVLALTSLSAVKAQTGFFKWGIKGGANLGKLDGTGYDDAFKLGYHLGGFAQINLVKGFGVQGELVFSQSTTRTVDNFSEIYNGENIQSDANGQKIKLNYLSIPIMVNIPLGTPRVKLQLGPQYSILMSNKNVIKASQDAFKSGDFGVVGGLWFQLPIVNISARYCVGLSDMNNFSEATDQSKWRNQSIQLGVGVTL, from the coding sequence ATGAAAAAACTGTTTCTCGCCATGACAGTGCTGGCGCTTACCTCTTTGTCTGCCGTAAAAGCACAGACAGGCTTCTTTAAGTGGGGCATCAAAGGAGGTGCAAACCTGGGTAAACTGGATGGTACCGGTTATGACGATGCATTTAAACTGGGTTATCATTTAGGTGGTTTTGCACAGATCAATTTAGTAAAAGGTTTTGGTGTACAGGGTGAGTTGGTTTTCTCGCAAAGCACTACCCGTACCGTGGATAATTTCAGCGAGATTTACAATGGGGAAAACATCCAGTCGGATGCCAACGGGCAAAAGATCAAACTCAATTACCTGAGCATTCCCATCATGGTGAACATCCCGCTGGGCACACCCCGCGTTAAGCTGCAACTGGGCCCCCAGTACAGCATTTTAATGAGCAACAAGAACGTGATCAAAGCATCACAGGATGCGTTTAAATCCGGCGACTTTGGCGTAGTGGGCGGTCTTTGGTTCCAGTTGCCCATCGTCAACATCAGCGCGCGTTACTGTGTAGGCCTGTCTGATATGAACAATTTCAGCGAGGCTACAGACCAGTCTAAATGGCGCAACCAGTCCATCCAGCTGGGTGTGGGGGTTACCCTCTAG
- the lon gene encoding endopeptidase La — MMNNFFLGNSEEEMEFMPIIPLNEETEGAEEEKIPDELALLPLRNTVLFPGVVLPITVGRDKSIKAVNDAYKTDKLIGVVAQKDSTIEDPTVADLSQVGTVARIVKLIKMPDGGTTIIIQGRKRFRIEQITADDPYFKARIDILQDEPPAAADEEFDVYISSIKDLAGQIIQLSPNLPSEASIILKNIENTAFLVHFVSSNLNSELGDKQQLLEINNLRTRAELLLKLLQTELQLAELKNKITNKTKADLDKQQREYFLQQQLKSIREELGGDSNDREVKELLRKAEQKKWPAAAKDLFKKGAEKLERMHPSTPDYSVVYNHLDLMLDLPWEDYTADSYDLKKAKKILDNDHYGMDKIKERILEYLAVLKLKGDMKSPILCFVGPPGIGKTSLGRSIANAIGRKYVRLSLGGLHDESEIRGHRKTYIGAMPGRVLQSIRKVKSSNPVMILDEIDKIGNDGRGDPSSALLEVLDPEQNSSFYDNYLELEYDLSKVLFIATANNINAIHPALRDRLEVIELSGYSIEEKVEIAKRHLLPKQKEAHGLKDLKIKFSNALLDKTIQSYTRESGVRELDRVFASLMRSLAKDVALEEEVPDTMTEGHIETILGKPRYSNEIYTLGNPAGVAVGLAWTYVGGDILFIETSLSDGKGELRLTGNLGNVMKESASTALSYLQAHAEEYKIDPKLFQQKTVHIHVPEGAVPKDGPSAGITMFTAITSAFTGRRVKPYLAMTGEITLRGQVLPVGGIKEKILAAKRAGIKEVVLCWQNEKDIREINPDYIKGMKFHYVRQMNQVVDLALLKKK; from the coding sequence ATGATGAACAATTTTTTTTTAGGCAATTCGGAAGAGGAGATGGAATTCATGCCGATCATTCCGCTGAATGAAGAAACAGAGGGAGCCGAAGAAGAGAAGATCCCCGATGAGCTGGCACTCCTGCCGCTGCGGAACACCGTACTGTTTCCCGGTGTGGTACTGCCCATCACCGTGGGCCGTGATAAATCGATCAAAGCCGTAAACGACGCATATAAAACCGATAAGCTGATAGGGGTGGTGGCCCAGAAAGACAGCACCATTGAAGATCCCACCGTTGCAGACCTGAGCCAGGTAGGCACCGTGGCCCGCATTGTAAAGCTGATCAAGATGCCGGACGGCGGCACTACCATCATCATCCAGGGCCGCAAACGCTTCCGCATTGAACAGATCACAGCTGATGACCCATATTTCAAAGCCCGCATAGACATTCTCCAGGATGAGCCGCCTGCTGCTGCAGACGAAGAGTTTGATGTTTACATTTCCTCCATCAAAGACCTGGCGGGACAGATCATCCAGCTCTCACCCAACCTGCCTTCAGAGGCCAGCATTATCCTGAAGAATATTGAGAACACCGCGTTCCTGGTGCACTTCGTGTCCAGCAACCTCAATTCAGAGCTGGGAGATAAGCAACAATTGCTGGAGATCAACAACCTGCGCACCCGCGCGGAACTGCTCCTGAAGCTGCTGCAAACAGAACTGCAACTGGCGGAACTGAAAAATAAGATCACGAACAAAACCAAGGCAGACCTGGACAAACAGCAGCGCGAATACTTCCTGCAACAGCAGTTGAAAAGCATCCGCGAAGAATTGGGGGGCGACAGCAACGACCGCGAGGTAAAAGAATTGCTGCGTAAAGCGGAGCAAAAAAAATGGCCCGCCGCCGCCAAGGACCTGTTTAAGAAAGGTGCAGAGAAGCTGGAACGCATGCACCCCAGCACACCGGATTACTCCGTGGTATACAACCACCTGGATCTCATGCTGGACCTGCCCTGGGAAGATTATACCGCTGATAGTTACGACCTGAAAAAGGCAAAAAAGATACTGGATAATGACCACTACGGCATGGATAAGATCAAGGAGCGCATCCTGGAATACCTGGCCGTGCTGAAGTTGAAGGGGGACATGAAATCTCCCATCCTGTGCTTTGTAGGCCCTCCCGGTATTGGTAAAACCTCCCTGGGCCGCAGCATTGCCAACGCTATAGGCCGCAAGTATGTGCGCCTGAGCCTGGGCGGCCTGCATGATGAAAGTGAGATCCGCGGCCACCGCAAAACTTACATCGGCGCTATGCCCGGCCGCGTGCTGCAAAGCATCCGCAAGGTAAAAAGCTCCAACCCCGTGATGATCCTTGACGAGATAGACAAGATCGGGAACGATGGCCGTGGAGACCCCAGCTCCGCCCTCCTGGAAGTGCTGGACCCTGAGCAGAACAGCTCTTTTTACGATAACTACCTGGAGCTGGAATATGACCTGAGCAAGGTGCTGTTCATTGCTACCGCCAATAACATCAACGCCATCCACCCCGCCCTGCGCGACCGCCTGGAAGTGATAGAACTGAGTGGTTACAGCATTGAAGAAAAAGTGGAGATAGCCAAGCGCCACCTGCTGCCCAAGCAGAAGGAAGCACACGGGCTCAAAGACCTGAAGATCAAATTCAGCAATGCCTTGCTGGACAAGACCATCCAATCCTATACCCGCGAGAGCGGCGTGCGGGAACTGGACCGTGTGTTTGCATCGCTGATGCGCAGCCTGGCCAAGGATGTGGCCCTGGAAGAAGAAGTGCCGGACACCATGACGGAAGGCCACATTGAAACCATCCTGGGCAAGCCCCGTTACTCTAACGAGATCTATACCCTGGGCAACCCCGCCGGCGTGGCGGTGGGCCTGGCCTGGACCTATGTGGGTGGCGATATCCTCTTCATAGAGACCAGTCTCAGTGACGGCAAAGGAGAGCTGCGGCTTACCGGTAACCTGGGTAACGTGATGAAGGAATCTGCCAGCACGGCCCTCAGTTACCTGCAGGCCCATGCGGAAGAATATAAGATCGATCCTAAATTGTTCCAGCAAAAGACCGTGCACATCCACGTGCCGGAAGGTGCGGTACCGAAAGACGGTCCCAGTGCAGGCATCACCATGTTCACGGCCATCACCAGCGCCTTCACCGGCCGCCGCGTGAAGCCCTACCTGGCCATGACCGGCGAGATCACGCTACGCGGGCAGGTGCTGCCGGTAGGTGGTATCAAGGAAAAGATCCTGGCAGCCAAAAGGGCCGGCATCAAGGAAGTGGTCCTTTGCTGGCAAAATGAAAAAGACATCAGAGAGATCAACCCGGACTATATCAAAGGCATGAAATTCCATTATGTGCGTCAAATGAACCAAGTGGTAGATTTGGCGTTATTAAAGAAGAAGTAG
- the porQ gene encoding type IX secretion system protein PorQ: MYRHIVLLLLIIGPGVVVRAQVLGGKSAFAFLDLPASPQITALGNVNVSQHNSDITLSLLNPALLRPEMTSQLAASYAAYFADVKYGHAMGGYYASKLQTTFAAGIQYLNYGSMPQTDAAGTIQGSFTARDLNAQVSASRQYLERWHYGVTLHFVSSRYGAYAASGLLADVGLAYQDSIHGLQIGLVARNMGGQLKSYVPGEGEPLPFDLQLGISKQLAHVPLQLSATLHHLYQFDVRYADPAEDSAATGHAVDKLMRHAVFAVQWNIGKYLELTGAYNYLRRQELALTDAKGASGLSFGAALVTRKIQLRYARSYYQRSAAFNHLGINIALNTFTK; the protein is encoded by the coding sequence ATGTACCGTCATATTGTTTTATTGCTGCTTATTATCGGACCGGGCGTGGTTGTGCGTGCACAGGTGCTGGGCGGGAAGAGCGCGTTTGCCTTCCTGGACCTGCCGGCATCGCCGCAGATCACGGCGCTGGGCAATGTGAATGTAAGCCAGCATAACAGTGACATTACCCTTTCCCTGCTCAATCCTGCGCTACTGCGGCCGGAGATGACCAGCCAGCTGGCGGCCAGCTACGCTGCCTATTTTGCCGATGTGAAGTACGGGCATGCCATGGGCGGTTATTATGCTTCAAAATTACAGACCACTTTTGCCGCCGGCATTCAATATCTTAATTACGGCAGCATGCCCCAAACTGATGCTGCCGGCACCATCCAGGGCAGTTTTACCGCGCGCGATCTGAATGCGCAGGTAAGCGCCTCCCGCCAGTACCTGGAGCGGTGGCACTATGGCGTTACGTTGCATTTTGTAAGCTCGCGCTATGGGGCGTATGCAGCATCCGGCCTGCTGGCGGATGTGGGCCTGGCTTACCAGGACAGCATACATGGGCTGCAAATAGGGCTGGTGGCGCGCAACATGGGCGGGCAGCTGAAAAGCTACGTGCCGGGGGAAGGGGAGCCTTTGCCCTTTGACCTGCAGCTGGGTATTTCAAAACAACTGGCGCATGTGCCGCTGCAGCTCTCCGCTACCCTGCATCATCTCTACCAGTTTGATGTGCGTTATGCAGATCCGGCGGAGGACAGTGCTGCAACAGGGCACGCGGTGGATAAGCTCATGCGCCATGCCGTGTTTGCGGTGCAATGGAACATTGGCAAGTACCTGGAGCTTACGGGGGCGTACAACTACCTGCGGCGCCAGGAGCTGGCGCTTACAGACGCCAAAGGCGCCAGTGGACTCAGTTTTGGGGCCGCGCTGGTAACGCGTAAAATACAATTGCGCTACGCCCGGTCTTACTACCAGCGCAGCGCAGCCTTCAATCATTTGGGGATCAATATTGCGCTCAACACTTTTACGAAGTGA
- a CDS encoding MBL fold metallo-hydrolase: MQPRSQPTGHMKVHFADLDLLVVTDGAEQYAPEEFAPGVPPEQVQDLLLELGISRYQFVLPSNILVLRHAGRVILFDAGNGQMNGPQAGVLPANLAMAGISTEDITDILISHMHSDHTGGLFDKAGNAVFPNARIHVSQQEYDGWMSDTLDLSKSRKPDAGALQSMQHRIRNSFAQMGSALQCFSPGTPLFECITPILAAGHTPGHCMFEISRQGQSFLHLCDIAHDEALLFAKPEWGTIFDTDFDMAAQTRRRVLSMLGQSRQPVFGYHLPWPGFGHVSRQEQGFRWMPLRIPSPQWPVML; encoded by the coding sequence ATGCAACCACGCTCCCAGCCCACGGGCCATATGAAGGTACATTTTGCAGACCTGGACCTCCTCGTTGTCACAGACGGCGCTGAACAGTATGCGCCGGAAGAATTTGCCCCCGGCGTTCCTCCGGAACAAGTGCAGGACCTCCTGCTGGAACTGGGTATAAGCCGCTACCAGTTTGTATTGCCCAGCAATATCCTGGTGCTGCGCCACGCCGGCCGCGTTATTTTGTTCGACGCCGGCAACGGCCAAATGAATGGCCCCCAGGCAGGCGTGCTGCCCGCAAACCTGGCAATGGCGGGTATCTCCACGGAAGATATTACAGATATCCTCATCTCTCACATGCATTCCGATCATACCGGTGGGTTGTTTGACAAAGCAGGTAACGCCGTATTTCCCAACGCCCGCATCCATGTATCCCAGCAGGAATACGATGGCTGGATGAGTGACACGCTGGACCTTTCCAAAAGCAGGAAACCGGATGCAGGTGCGTTGCAATCCATGCAGCACCGCATCCGCAACAGCTTTGCGCAGATGGGCAGCGCCTTGCAATGCTTCTCCCCCGGCACACCCCTGTTTGAATGCATTACGCCCATCCTGGCCGCAGGCCACACACCCGGCCATTGCATGTTCGAGATAAGCCGGCAGGGACAATCCTTCCTGCACCTCTGCGATATTGCACATGACGAAGCCCTGCTCTTTGCAAAGCCGGAATGGGGCACCATCTTCGATACGGATTTTGATATGGCGGCGCAAACAAGGCGCAGGGTACTCTCCATGCTGGGCCAAAGCAGGCAACCGGTATTCGGCTACCACCTCCCCTGGCCGGGCTTTGGCCATGTAAGCCGCCAGGAGCAAGGCTTTCGCTGGATGCCACTGCGCATACCCAGCCCGCAATGGCCGGTAATGTTATGA
- a CDS encoding winged helix-turn-helix transcriptional regulator, translating to MAKAMARKLKDFNPTNCAVTYCMNIIGGKWKPVIIHLLRNGQNRYSLMQKGMPEASKQTLTNQLRELEADGIITRETFAGSPPRVEYHITPLGASLLPIIDAMRTWGKGQMNTGE from the coding sequence ATGGCAAAAGCAATGGCACGGAAGCTAAAAGATTTCAATCCTACCAATTGTGCGGTAACATATTGTATGAACATCATTGGGGGCAAGTGGAAACCGGTGATCATCCACCTGCTGCGCAATGGGCAAAACCGCTATAGCCTGATGCAGAAAGGGATGCCGGAAGCCAGTAAACAAACGCTTACCAACCAGTTGCGGGAGCTGGAAGCGGATGGCATTATCACCCGTGAAACCTTTGCCGGTAGCCCGCCGCGGGTGGAGTATCATATTACTCCGCTGGGCGCTTCATTATTACCTATTATTGACGCTATGCGTACCTGGGGAAAGGGGCAGATGAATACCGGGGAATAA
- a CDS encoding pyridoxine 5'-phosphate synthase, giving the protein MTKLSVNINKIATLRNARGGNLPDVLKVAQDIERFGADGITVHPRPDERHIRYSDVYNLKPLLKTEFNIEGYPSRAFMKMVMEVKPHQCTLVPDPPDAITSNTGWDTITYQDQLRDVIGELKSAGIRVSIFLNPEVRLVEAAKSSGADRIELYTGPYAEEYTKARTQPQNLALFNDYKNTAKEATSLGLGINAGHDLNLENLRFFKLHIPQLAEVSIGHALIADALYYGLENTIQLYKRQLQD; this is encoded by the coding sequence ATGACCAAGCTCAGTGTAAACATCAATAAGATCGCCACCCTGCGGAATGCCCGCGGTGGCAACCTCCCCGATGTGCTGAAAGTAGCACAGGATATTGAACGTTTTGGCGCAGACGGCATTACGGTGCACCCCCGCCCGGATGAACGCCACATCCGCTACAGTGACGTATACAATCTGAAACCACTCTTGAAAACGGAATTCAATATTGAAGGCTATCCCTCACGCGCTTTCATGAAAATGGTCATGGAAGTAAAGCCACATCAATGCACCCTGGTCCCCGATCCGCCAGATGCTATCACCTCTAACACCGGCTGGGATACCATCACTTACCAGGACCAGCTGCGCGATGTGATCGGTGAGCTGAAAAGCGCCGGCATCCGCGTATCTATCTTCCTCAACCCGGAAGTACGACTGGTGGAAGCCGCCAAATCTTCCGGGGCAGACCGCATAGAACTCTACACCGGCCCCTACGCAGAAGAATATACAAAAGCACGCACCCAGCCACAGAACCTGGCCCTGTTCAACGATTATAAGAACACCGCCAAAGAAGCTACCAGCTTGGGTTTGGGCATCAACGCCGGCCACGACCTGAACCTGGAGAACCTGCGCTTTTTTAAACTGCACATTCCCCAACTCGCTGAAGTCTCCATCGGCCATGCCCTCATTGCAGATGCGCTTTACTATGGACTGGAAAACACCATCCAGTTATACAAACGCCAGTTGCAGGACTAA
- the ahcY gene encoding adenosylhomocysteinase, which yields MSTIAKPNIDFSLPYKVKDMSLAAWGRKEIELAEAEMPGLMSLREEYGASQPLKGARIAGCLHMTIQTAVLIETLVALGAEVRWSSCNIFSTQDHAAAAIAAAGIPVFAWKGLNEQDFDWCIEQTLFFGGEDRPLNMILDDGGDLTNMVFDKYPELIQHVKGLSEETTTGVHRLYERMKNGSLPIPAININDSVTKSKFDNKYGCRESCVDAIRRATDVMIAGKVAVVAGFGDVGKGSAESLAGAGARVIVTEIDPICALQAAMEGYEVKKMADAVKEADIIVTTTGCRDIITGAHFKTMKDKAIVCNIGHFDIEIDVAWLNTNYGNTKVEIKPQVDKYTIDGKDIILLAEGRLVNLGCATGHPSFVMSNSFTNQTLAQLELWLHADKYENKVYVLPKHLDEKVARLHLKKIGVELDELTSTQAEYLGLPKEGPFKPDYYRY from the coding sequence ATGTCTACAATAGCTAAACCAAACATTGATTTTAGCCTCCCCTACAAGGTTAAGGACATGTCCCTCGCTGCATGGGGACGTAAGGAAATAGAACTGGCAGAAGCAGAAATGCCAGGCCTGATGTCACTGCGCGAAGAATATGGTGCCAGCCAACCCCTGAAAGGCGCCCGTATCGCCGGCTGCCTGCACATGACCATCCAAACTGCTGTACTGATCGAGACACTGGTAGCCCTGGGCGCTGAAGTGCGCTGGAGCTCCTGCAATATCTTCTCTACCCAGGACCACGCCGCCGCTGCTATTGCCGCTGCCGGTATCCCGGTATTTGCCTGGAAAGGCCTCAATGAACAGGACTTCGACTGGTGCATTGAACAAACCCTGTTCTTCGGTGGCGAAGACCGCCCCCTGAACATGATCCTGGACGATGGAGGTGACCTCACCAACATGGTATTTGACAAATACCCCGAGCTGATCCAGCACGTGAAAGGCCTGAGCGAAGAAACCACTACCGGCGTACACCGCCTGTATGAGCGCATGAAGAACGGCTCCCTGCCCATTCCTGCCATCAACATCAACGACTCTGTAACCAAATCCAAATTCGATAACAAATATGGCTGCCGCGAATCCTGCGTAGATGCGATCCGTCGCGCTACAGACGTGATGATCGCTGGTAAAGTAGCTGTAGTAGCCGGTTTTGGCGACGTAGGTAAAGGTTCTGCCGAATCACTGGCAGGTGCCGGCGCCCGCGTGATCGTAACCGAAATAGACCCCATCTGCGCCCTGCAGGCTGCTATGGAAGGTTACGAAGTAAAGAAAATGGCAGACGCCGTGAAAGAAGCAGATATCATCGTAACCACCACCGGTTGCCGCGATATCATCACCGGCGCCCACTTCAAAACCATGAAGGACAAAGCCATCGTGTGCAACATCGGCCACTTCGATATCGAGATCGACGTAGCCTGGCTGAACACGAACTATGGCAACACCAAAGTAGAGATCAAACCGCAGGTAGATAAATACACCATTGATGGTAAAGACATCATCCTGCTGGCAGAAGGCCGCCTGGTAAACCTGGGTTGCGCTACCGGCCACCCCTCCTTCGTGATGAGCAACTCCTTCACCAACCAAACCCTGGCCCAGCTGGAACTCTGGCTGCACGCCGACAAGTACGAAAACAAAGTTTACGTACTGCCCAAACACCTGGATGAAAAAGTAGCCCGCCTGCACCTGAAAAAGATCGGTGTGGAACTGGACGAACTGACAAGCACCCAGGCAGAGTACCTCGGCCTGCCGAAGGAAGGTCCGTTTAAGCCGGATTATTACCGTTATTAA